In bacterium, one DNA window encodes the following:
- a CDS encoding site-specific DNA-methyltransferase, with product MTKNMIIFGDARNMKELHDNSVHLVVTSPPYFNAPFDYPDLFKSYDEFLSLMRNVARELKRVLDEGRIAAFVVDDTLIKGKKYPVVADITKTFIEEGFKYRERIVWVKPEGYIRISRRSGVLLQHPYPMYYYPDNLQESILIFQNGEFDYKKIPEKLKEESKIDIQEYQKEKWYLNVWQITNVLPINNRLEKGVAAFPEEIPYRLIKLFSYKGETVLDPFLGSGTTLKVALELGRKAVGYEIDIELLDVVKKKLKIDQPALIGNIPEFEIIIREDIKHLRTQLQEKVAKNNKGK from the coding sequence ATGACAAAAAACATGATAATATTTGGTGATGCTCGGAATATGAAAGAGTTACATGATAATAGCGTCCATCTAGTTGTTACCTCTCCTCCATACTTTAATGCCCCTTTTGACTATCCTGATTTGTTTAAAAGTTATGACGAGTTTTTAAGTTTAATGAGGAATGTAGCAAGAGAGTTAAAACGAGTCTTGGATGAAGGACGAATAGCAGCTTTTGTAGTAGATGATACTTTAATAAAGGGGAAAAAATATCCTGTAGTTGCAGATATTACCAAAACCTTTATAGAAGAAGGATTCAAGTATAGAGAAAGAATTGTCTGGGTTAAACCAGAAGGATATATTCGGATAAGTAGAAGAAGTGGTGTTTTACTACAACATCCATATCCTATGTATTATTACCCTGATAATCTCCAAGAATCTATCTTAATATTTCAAAATGGTGAATTTGATTACAAAAAAATTCCTGAAAAGTTGAAAGAAGAATCAAAAATTGACATTCAAGAATATCAAAAAGAAAAGTGGTACCTCAATGTATGGCAAATTACAAATGTTTTACCTATTAACAACAGATTAGAGAAAGGAGTAGCCGCATTCCCAGAAGAAATACCATATAGATTGATAAAATTATTCTCATACAAAGGAGAAACTGTTTTAGATCCATTTTTGGGCTCAGGGACGACATTAAAAGTAGCCCTTGAATTAGGAAGAAAAGCAGTTGGTTATGAGATAGACATAGAGCTTTTAGATGTTGTAAAAAAGAAATTAAAGATTGACCAGCCAGCCCTAATTGGGAATATCCCGGAATTTGAAATTATTATTAGAGAGGATATTAAACATCTGAGAACACAACTTCAAGAAAAGGTAGCAAAAAACAATAAGGGGAAATGA
- a CDS encoding serine protease — MKVERTKRMELIKKIEKKRDSRLLVYITGDRRGLETRIGMDIFPMFHEHLMRIGKQERIDLYLYSPGGITIAGYALVNLIREFCKEFNVIIPFKALSCATLISLGADEVIMTPMGQLSPIDPSVQHPLGPMIQIPGQPIGQIVPVNVEDVNAFVDLARKEVGLNNEESMKKVFELLGTKVHPLALGAVQRSREQIAFLASNLLRYHIDDCEKIERIVKIITRERFSHDYIIGRKEAKEILGLNIKEPQEDLLRDITDLFDAYSRILELNTPYNPEIYLSKSEFGVFDFNRAIIESSDLTHVYRTKKEIRRIQVPQPGMPIHTIGYQERILQEGWVLDNTI; from the coding sequence ATGAAAGTGGAGAGAACAAAAAGAATGGAACTAATAAAGAAAATCGAGAAAAAACGTGACTCAAGGTTGTTAGTGTATATAACAGGCGATAGAAGGGGGCTTGAAACAAGGATAGGTATGGATATATTTCCTATGTTTCATGAGCATTTAATGCGTATAGGAAAACAAGAGAGGATAGACCTCTACCTTTACAGTCCTGGAGGAATTACTATTGCAGGATACGCTCTGGTGAATTTAATTAGAGAATTTTGTAAAGAATTTAATGTGATCATACCATTTAAAGCTTTAAGCTGTGCTACTTTAATCTCGTTAGGTGCTGATGAAGTAATCATGACCCCAATGGGACAACTAAGTCCCATCGATCCTTCGGTCCAACATCCACTGGGACCGATGATACAAATTCCAGGCCAACCTATTGGACAAATTGTACCTGTAAATGTAGAGGATGTTAATGCTTTTGTAGACTTAGCAAGAAAAGAAGTTGGGCTAAACAATGAAGAATCCATGAAAAAAGTTTTTGAATTACTGGGGACGAAAGTTCATCCTTTAGCCCTAGGAGCAGTTCAGAGATCAAGAGAACAAATAGCTTTTCTCGCTTCAAACCTTCTAAGGTACCACATTGATGACTGTGAGAAAATAGAACGAATTGTGAAAATTATAACTCGTGAAAGATTTTCTCACGACTATATTATAGGAAGAAAAGAAGCTAAGGAAATTTTAGGATTAAACATTAAAGAACCTCAAGAAGACCTTTTGAGAGATATCACAGATTTGTTTGACGCTTATTCCAGAATTCTGGAGCTAAACACACCATACAATCCCGAAATATATCTTTCTAAATCAGAATTTGGAGTATTTGATTTTAATAGGGCAATAATAGAATCTTCTGATTTAACACATGTTTACAGAACAAAGAAAGAAATTAGAAGAATTCAAGTACCTCAACCAGGAATGCCAATACATACTATCGGGTATCAAGAAAGGATTTTGCAAGAAGGTTGGGTTTTAGATAATACTATCTAG
- a CDS encoding N-6 DNA methylase translates to MKSEVKERIEKELKKYEQKNIKISDKQYTLYVVPEFCDEDLNIFEGFLFVETEDKSEVSYLKTRYRPPVSGYAPRIGIILYDDHLLIKDYRRDKHIIKTLKKINKKFLNKLEEALGDPKEESFSKLFDRSDVIEEFYILFKKSREYLLKNIKGISEEERREEFVDNFMMQMLTLWYLQEIGFFNSDKNYFITKFKEFKESKRKKLFGEFKNYYEFLTYFFEKVSNNLDSQYYEDKIVGKVVVIGPALFLNGEHSKSISIPDKCFYEEGMTDILINTPPKKVSQEVPLLNLFESRDWTEGNIDEFVLGAIYEKLIAYMEKKKLGAYYTPEEITSYICKNTIEPYLVDRINERFDKNFESIDQVIESNDEEILLSLFEQLKEIKILDPAVGSGHFLESAINVLVSIYEKIREKAIELNMKKGLEIITAGEKGEIKKINLLELSDEERFKLLVKFFIILSKNIYGVDINPSALKVAKARLFLTLAKHFRAGKEKEVFIRFPNVHFNLRDGNSLIGYVELGKEQQKGQLQLDFFVEEKQAEYITEEIKVVAELKPYLEKTAKSLNLDGNIVKEVEELNEILAKKKIDWKDFEKVLRTKEKLITILIASLNSQYAQPLNDLLRKITDLFNEKLDEKYAEEHNIKLEDLKKIQTFHWVFEFPEVFLDRCGFDVVIGNPPYVRQEGINHIVDGVNYKEILSRIYEPFDNTFDFSMFFILRSLSTTRGKGYHSFIITNKWLRAKYGAKIRKYLRENFTIRKVIDFNGIRVFVGATVDTLIYVIQKKEPEKDNRIFYNHPKSWDAVEQGGYYVKQSNLSDDVWDFVRDEMEEIKKWIGKVGKPLKELDVNIYCGIKTGFNDAFIIDDETRKKIIEEDPKSAELIKPLLRGRDIGWYFVEWNNEWMIIIPAGFTRKLIKRNAHLEEAEEIFKNAYSSIYSHFEKFKDIKSGRGKGLVNRDDQGDYWWELRPCDYYSEFEKPKIVWQEIVREPSFYLDQSKMYGEATTFTITSEKTNLKLLLVLLNSRLSWIAIRLCGTNLGENTARYKKVYTEKIPIRLSEKTEKYEIFADYLLFLNATEERRQKLKEMIEYFDCQIADCLVYELYFKEKFAKDGLYKEPKEYLLQAVSKHLKQINYDRWAELYWKKQLEGKLTEEEVKELERLEEENLKTIKKVYESMREDKEINKWIEKIKSHEWVKIIEGGK, encoded by the coding sequence ATGAAGTCTGAGGTTAAAGAAAGAATAGAAAAAGAACTTAAAAAATACGAACAAAAAAACATTAAAATATCAGATAAACAATATACTCTTTATGTTGTTCCTGAATTTTGCGATGAAGACCTGAATATCTTTGAAGGGTTCCTATTTGTTGAAACGGAAGACAAGAGTGAGGTTTCTTATTTAAAAACCAGATATAGACCGCCGGTTAGCGGATATGCACCAAGAATAGGTATTATTCTTTATGATGATCATCTGCTCATCAAAGATTACAGAAGGGATAAGCACATAATAAAAACTCTTAAGAAAATTAACAAAAAATTTTTGAACAAACTCGAAGAAGCTCTGGGTGATCCAAAAGAAGAGAGTTTCAGCAAATTATTTGATAGAAGCGATGTAATTGAAGAATTCTATATTCTATTCAAAAAATCAAGAGAATATTTGCTTAAAAATATCAAAGGCATATCTGAGGAAGAGAGAAGGGAAGAGTTTGTTGATAATTTCATGATGCAGATGCTTACCCTCTGGTATTTGCAGGAAATAGGATTTTTCAACAGCGATAAAAACTACTTCATCACTAAATTTAAAGAATTTAAAGAGTCTAAGCGAAAAAAACTATTTGGTGAATTCAAAAACTATTATGAATTTCTCACATATTTTTTTGAAAAAGTAAGCAATAATCTGGATAGCCAGTATTATGAAGATAAAATTGTTGGGAAAGTAGTTGTTATAGGACCAGCCCTCTTCTTGAATGGTGAACACAGCAAATCTATATCAATTCCTGATAAATGCTTCTACGAAGAAGGAATGACAGACATTCTGATAAACACACCACCAAAGAAAGTAAGTCAGGAAGTTCCTCTTCTCAATTTATTTGAAAGCAGAGATTGGACAGAAGGCAACATAGATGAATTTGTTCTTGGCGCAATTTATGAGAAGTTAATCGCATATATGGAAAAGAAAAAACTCGGTGCATATTACACGCCGGAAGAAATAACTTCTTATATATGCAAAAACACCATTGAGCCCTATCTTGTAGATAGAATTAATGAAAGATTTGATAAAAACTTTGAATCAATTGATCAGGTAATAGAGAGTAATGATGAGGAAATTCTTCTCAGCCTTTTTGAGCAATTGAAAGAGATAAAAATCCTTGATCCTGCTGTTGGTTCAGGACACTTCCTTGAAAGTGCGATAAATGTTCTCGTGAGCATATATGAGAAGATTAGGGAAAAAGCAATAGAATTGAATATGAAAAAGGGCTTAGAGATTATTACAGCAGGTGAGAAAGGCGAAATTAAAAAAATAAATTTACTTGAGCTATCGGATGAAGAGAGATTTAAACTTCTCGTTAAATTCTTCATAATCCTTTCAAAGAACATCTATGGTGTGGATATAAATCCTTCTGCTTTGAAAGTAGCAAAGGCAAGGTTGTTCTTAACTTTGGCAAAGCATTTCAGGGCTGGCAAAGAAAAAGAAGTTTTCATAAGATTTCCCAATGTCCATTTTAATTTGAGAGATGGAAATTCTCTTATAGGCTATGTTGAGCTTGGCAAGGAGCAACAAAAAGGACAGCTTCAACTTGATTTCTTTGTAGAGGAAAAGCAAGCCGAATACATAACAGAAGAGATAAAGGTAGTTGCTGAACTAAAGCCATATCTTGAAAAAACTGCAAAATCTCTTAATCTTGATGGAAATATAGTGAAGGAAGTTGAAGAACTTAACGAAATACTGGCAAAAAAGAAAATTGATTGGAAGGACTTTGAAAAGGTTTTACGCACAAAAGAAAAGCTCATAACCATTTTAATTGCATCATTGAACTCTCAATACGCTCAGCCTCTCAATGACCTCTTGAGAAAGATTACAGATTTATTTAATGAGAAATTAGATGAGAAGTATGCAGAGGAACATAACATAAAACTTGAAGATTTAAAGAAAATCCAAACCTTCCACTGGGTTTTTGAGTTTCCTGAGGTGTTTTTAGATAGATGTGGGTTTGATGTGGTGATTGGAAATCCGCCGTATGTAAGACAAGAAGGGATAAATCATATCGTTGATGGTGTTAACTATAAAGAAATTCTTTCAAGAATCTACGAACCTTTTGATAATACTTTTGACTTTTCTATGTTTTTTATTTTAAGAAGCCTTTCAACCACAAGAGGCAAAGGCTATCATTCCTTTATCATTACCAACAAATGGCTCAGAGCTAAGTATGGAGCAAAGATTAGGAAGTATCTGAGAGAGAACTTTACCATTAGAAAAGTAATAGACTTTAACGGTATCAGAGTTTTCGTTGGAGCGACAGTTGACACTCTCATTTATGTAATCCAAAAGAAAGAGCCTGAAAAAGATAATCGTATTTTCTATAACCATCCAAAAAGCTGGGATGCTGTTGAACAAGGAGGATATTATGTTAAACAATCAAACCTAAGCGATGATGTCTGGGATTTCGTAAGAGATGAAATGGAAGAAATTAAAAAATGGATTGGAAAGGTTGGAAAACCTTTGAAAGAGTTGGATGTGAATATCTATTGTGGAATCAAAACAGGATTCAATGATGCATTTATTATAGACGATGAAACGAGGAAAAAGATAATTGAAGAAGATCCTAAGAGTGCCGAGCTGATTAAACCGCTTTTAAGAGGGAGAGATATTGGATGGTATTTTGTGGAATGGAATAATGAATGGATGATTATAATCCCAGCAGGATTTACTAGAAAACTGATAAAGAGAAATGCACATTTAGAAGAAGCTGAAGAAATTTTCAAGAACGCGTACTCATCTATATATTCTCACTTTGAAAAGTTTAAAGACATAAAATCCGGCAGAGGTAAAGGGTTAGTAAATAGAGATGACCAAGGGGACTACTGGTGGGAGTTAAGACCCTGTGATTATTATTCAGAATTTGAAAAACCAAAGATTGTGTGGCAGGAAATAGTTAGAGAACCTTCATTCTATCTAGACCAATCAAAAATGTATGGGGAGGCAACAACATTTACAATAACTTCAGAAAAGACAAATTTAAAACTACTGTTAGTGTTACTTAATTCAAGGTTGTCTTGGATTGCAATACGATTATGTGGAACTAATCTAGGGGAAAATACTGCAAGATACAAGAAAGTATATACTGAAAAAATCCCCATTCGCTTATCTGAAAAAACAGAAAAATACGAAATTTTTGCAGATTATCTCCTCTTCCTCAACGCCACTGAAGAGAGAAGGCAAAAACTTAAAGAGATGATTGAATACTTTGATTGCCAGATTGCCGATTGCTTAGTTTACGAACTCTACTTCAAGGAAAAATTTGCAAAAGATGGATTGTATAAAGAGCCAAAAGAATATCTCCTGCAAGCGGTTTCAAAGCACTTGAAACAAATAAACTACGATCGCTGGGCTGAACTTTACTGGAAAAAACAACTTGAAGGAAAATTGACAGAAGAAGAAGTAAAAGAACTTGAAAGGTTAGAAGAAGAGAATTTGAAAACCATTAAGAAAGTTTATGAATCAATGAGAGAGGATAAGGAAATCAATAAGTGGATAGAAAAGATAAAATCCCACGAATGGGTGAAGATTATAGAGGGAGGAAAGTGA
- a CDS encoding helicase-related protein: protein MNDKIAPNIIDNSPNRELIRVLKDQLKKSREAKFAIGYFFLSGFSLVKDDFPENYEKNPFLRIVMGNETTYPTKEELVEGYNLREIFKQRMIEDLQKAEFTEAQVRQLKALRDFIANNLIDVKLFDKSRLHAKLYLFLTQPEEKYGSPGLAVVGSSNFTAEGLTKNKELNVLLTSREDVLYLNQWFDQLWNESIEFREDLLKIIDVSGVLPESSYPKIGKLVDPVTLFKYLVCRWFEGRVLNLLKKDILMEFQLVGVVNAVDKINFYNGVILADSVGLGKSFMASAIIEEFLNGKHPTWVPNGKTSGVMLILPPSIISQWEELLIKLFLSDNVNKLVKDEYNHRVYEIYDSSGKKLLGKISFLSLGIFQNLKEAELKKIAEEYDLFVIDEAHKYRNKNTKRWENVRKLQKKEDGFPNKFLLLTATPLNNSINDIFNLIRLFVDDTFAPFRIKGIPIVELIKKYTDLKKELQKRGDNDIRKELKKIATEIKQKILNEIMVLRTRKYIMKQFTDLKVNGKPLIFKDPKPHSLDYSPFYTKEYRSLIKAISDNIDRILFEHTKLYGTRFVVFEEENIDEEKPVKRLIEVADLFKLLLGKRLESGIYPFEATLRRIYEKERIFYEIFKAEMDKILNEDSLKNLIISAVKKAKIEKELEEIEEEYNIEEENEETWFDRVVEILLEYAEELKDERKQYPVIELLKLGLKKVLENLEKDLKFMANIFSELDKLKKIENGKFKEIGKIPREKEDIVDLPIYVYSQDPKLESLKQIIGNPSYMSEELKNKGIPSLNRKKIVIFTQYRDTAYYLYHNLNEWISKETDLHPWLKDEKDRIKIALVTGDTETPAKMNYIKRFAPSSNNGFEEVRKFGEIEILISTDALSEGVNLQDADAVINYDLPWNPMIIIQRVGRVNRIGNEKDVYVINYIPSYEIEVIVGILKKLKEKIHDITLIVGKDVKILSPEEEISIETFGEKIKDISKLSMTDLEQYGVSEDFKQFIPEGIPKEQLDEYKLLNLIQYELDYTAEDFKEVMNMGDGPYYSFIDGEDKIVSVYEFYRGKYKIMKKILTTSEDEEIREETPLSLLNLIKKREKAPQKIENAIENLKRMKEKTEIIVEELKEGYKQEQKGFLFNLFNALLVERKKAEGIENKFKVVMTALQTIPHYSYSREMKHLLTERNIIDLNKDNVIIKDFKGVIEILYEFFREKGITDIESLKVRVKHVGWYYEV, encoded by the coding sequence ATGAATGATAAAATTGCACCAAATATAATAGATAACTCTCCAAATAGAGAGTTAATCAGAGTATTGAAAGATCAATTAAAGAAATCAAGAGAGGCTAAATTTGCAATAGGATATTTCTTCCTGAGCGGATTTTCTCTTGTTAAAGATGACTTTCCAGAAAATTATGAAAAGAACCCATTTCTTAGAATTGTGATGGGAAATGAAACTACATATCCAACAAAAGAAGAACTGGTAGAGGGGTACAACCTTAGAGAGATATTTAAACAAAGAATGATAGAAGACTTACAGAAAGCGGAGTTTACAGAGGCACAAGTAAGACAATTGAAGGCTTTAAGGGATTTTATTGCCAATAACTTAATAGACGTGAAACTCTTTGATAAATCAAGATTGCACGCCAAGCTTTATTTATTTTTAACCCAACCAGAAGAAAAGTATGGTTCTCCAGGATTAGCTGTTGTGGGTTCTTCTAACTTTACAGCAGAAGGTCTTACTAAAAACAAAGAGCTTAATGTATTACTCACTTCGCGCGAAGATGTTCTCTATCTAAATCAATGGTTTGATCAATTATGGAACGAGTCAATAGAATTCAGAGAAGATCTGTTGAAAATCATAGATGTATCTGGAGTACTTCCCGAAAGCTCTTATCCCAAGATAGGAAAATTAGTAGACCCAGTAACACTTTTCAAATATCTGGTATGTAGATGGTTTGAAGGAAGAGTACTGAATCTCCTCAAAAAAGACATTCTTATGGAATTTCAGCTTGTAGGTGTGGTAAATGCTGTTGATAAGATCAATTTTTACAACGGTGTAATTTTAGCTGATTCGGTAGGACTTGGGAAAAGTTTCATGGCTTCTGCTATAATAGAAGAGTTTTTAAATGGAAAGCACCCAACATGGGTGCCAAATGGTAAAACCTCTGGTGTGATGCTTATTCTTCCACCATCAATAATATCTCAATGGGAAGAGTTGCTAATCAAACTTTTCTTAAGCGACAATGTTAATAAACTTGTGAAGGATGAATATAATCACAGGGTTTACGAAATATACGATTCATCTGGGAAGAAACTTCTCGGAAAAATATCTTTTCTCTCCTTGGGTATTTTTCAGAACTTAAAAGAAGCTGAATTAAAGAAAATTGCAGAGGAGTACGATCTTTTTGTGATAGATGAAGCTCACAAGTATAGAAACAAGAATACGAAAAGATGGGAAAATGTTAGAAAGTTACAAAAAAAAGAGGACGGTTTTCCAAATAAGTTTCTTCTCCTTACTGCAACCCCTCTTAACAATTCAATTAATGATATTTTCAATCTTATAAGACTCTTTGTAGATGATACTTTTGCACCTTTCAGAATCAAAGGCATCCCAATTGTTGAGCTAATAAAAAAATACACAGATTTAAAAAAAGAGTTACAAAAAAGGGGTGACAATGATATCAGGAAGGAACTAAAGAAGATTGCAACAGAAATCAAGCAGAAGATCCTCAACGAGATAATGGTCCTTAGAACAAGAAAATACATTATGAAACAGTTCACAGATCTCAAGGTCAACGGGAAACCTCTTATTTTTAAAGATCCAAAGCCGCACAGCCTTGATTATTCTCCATTTTACACAAAAGAATATAGATCTCTTATAAAAGCGATAAGCGACAATATTGATAGAATTTTGTTTGAACATACAAAACTCTACGGTACAAGGTTTGTTGTTTTTGAGGAAGAAAACATTGATGAAGAAAAGCCTGTAAAAAGGCTAATAGAGGTAGCTGATCTGTTTAAACTTCTGCTTGGTAAAAGGCTTGAAAGCGGAATATATCCCTTTGAGGCCACTCTTAGGAGAATATATGAGAAAGAGAGAATCTTTTATGAAATATTCAAGGCAGAAATGGATAAAATCCTGAATGAAGACTCTCTTAAGAATCTAATCATAAGCGCAGTTAAGAAAGCGAAAATAGAAAAAGAGCTCGAGGAAATTGAGGAGGAATACAATATAGAGGAAGAGAATGAAGAAACATGGTTTGACAGAGTGGTGGAGATTCTCCTTGAATATGCAGAGGAGTTGAAAGATGAGAGAAAACAGTATCCCGTCATTGAGCTGCTCAAACTCGGACTAAAGAAGGTTCTTGAGAATTTAGAGAAGGATTTGAAATTTATGGCTAACATATTTTCAGAACTGGACAAATTGAAAAAAATAGAGAACGGAAAGTTTAAGGAAATCGGCAAAATTCCAAGGGAGAAGGAAGATATTGTTGACCTGCCAATATATGTGTATTCACAGGATCCAAAACTCGAATCTCTGAAGCAGATAATTGGAAATCCTTCCTATATGTCAGAAGAATTAAAGAATAAAGGTATTCCATCATTGAATCGAAAAAAAATAGTAATTTTCACGCAGTATAGAGATACTGCCTACTATCTCTATCATAATCTTAATGAGTGGATAAGTAAGGAAACTGACTTACATCCATGGCTTAAGGACGAAAAGGATAGAATCAAAATAGCCCTTGTAACAGGAGATACAGAAACCCCAGCAAAGATGAACTACATAAAGCGCTTTGCTCCTTCATCAAATAATGGTTTTGAGGAGGTAAGAAAATTCGGAGAGATTGAGATTCTAATATCAACTGATGCATTGAGCGAAGGAGTAAATCTTCAAGATGCGGATGCGGTCATAAACTATGACTTACCATGGAATCCAATGATTATCATTCAGAGGGTGGGAAGAGTAAACAGAATAGGCAACGAAAAGGATGTTTATGTGATCAATTACATTCCATCTTATGAAATAGAGGTTATAGTCGGTATTCTTAAAAAGCTCAAGGAAAAAATACACGATATAACTCTAATAGTGGGTAAGGATGTAAAAATACTGTCTCCAGAGGAAGAGATAAGCATAGAGACCTTTGGCGAGAAAATCAAAGATATATCAAAGCTTTCCATGACTGATTTAGAACAATATGGAGTCTCGGAGGATTTCAAGCAGTTTATCCCCGAAGGGATACCGAAGGAACAACTGGATGAATATAAGCTTTTGAATTTAATTCAATATGAACTTGACTATACAGCAGAGGATTTCAAAGAAGTTATGAATATGGGAGATGGACCTTATTATTCATTCATAGACGGTGAAGATAAGATCGTGAGTGTCTATGAATTCTACCGCGGAAAGTACAAGATTATGAAAAAGATACTCACAACATCAGAAGATGAAGAAATACGCGAAGAGACTCCTCTTTCCCTTCTTAACTTGATTAAAAAGAGAGAAAAAGCGCCCCAGAAGATTGAAAATGCTATTGAGAATTTAAAGAGGATGAAAGAAAAGACAGAGATAATCGTGGAAGAGCTTAAAGAAGGTTATAAACAGGAGCAAAAGGGATTCCTTTTCAACCTATTCAATGCTTTGCTTGTAGAAAGGAAAAAAGCCGAGGGAATTGAAAACAAATTTAAGGTTGTTATGACTGCGCTTCAGACCATACCACATTATTCTTATTCAAGAGAAATGAAACACTTGCTTACAGAGAGGAACATTATAGATTTAAACAAAGACAATGTGATCATCAAAGATTTCAAGGGCGTTATTGAAATTTTATATGAATTTTTTAGAGAGAAGGGGATCACAGATATAGAATCTCTAAAGGTCAGGGTTAAGCACGTGGGGTGGTATTATGAAGTCTGA
- a CDS encoding class I SAM-dependent methyltransferase, with the protein MAKSKRTPGFAFKVMSLIHDNPLQWVFRNPYKLLKAAGLKPGQKVLEVGCGPGFFTIPAAKIVDEKGVIYALDNHPLSIKRVQEKLKKGGIENVKTILADVTKTGLPDESIDVTFLFGFVHHTGGLENILSELYRVLKPEGILSIEKTPWLSEKKLVTAVERNGFIYLGQQERVFLFTKRKV; encoded by the coding sequence ATGGCAAAGTCGAAAAGAACGCCTGGTTTCGCTTTTAAGGTGATGTCCTTAATACATGATAATCCGCTTCAGTGGGTTTTTAGAAATCCTTATAAACTTTTAAAAGCTGCTGGGCTTAAACCTGGACAAAAAGTTCTGGAAGTAGGGTGTGGCCCTGGCTTTTTTACAATTCCGGCTGCAAAAATAGTAGATGAAAAAGGAGTTATTTATGCATTGGACAATCATCCTCTATCCATAAAAAGAGTCCAAGAGAAGTTAAAAAAAGGAGGGATAGAGAATGTAAAAACTATTCTTGCTGATGTAACCAAGACCGGACTTCCGGATGAAAGTATTGATGTTACATTTCTTTTTGGTTTTGTTCATCATACTGGAGGTCTGGAGAATATTCTTTCTGAGCTGTATCGTGTTTTAAAACCTGAAGGTATACTTTCTATTGAAAAAACTCCTTGGCTATCAGAGAAAAAGTTGGTTACGGCAGTAGAAAGAAACGGATTTATTTATTTGGGTCAACAAGAAAGGGTTTTCTTATTCACAAAGAGAAAAGTGTAG
- a CDS encoding class I SAM-dependent methyltransferase → MSNEFERKHRYFDSGRFRGHFGSLFDFEKALREIGLKTGDTLLDAGCGEGRFSIPASEIVGVSGKVYAVDISKESIKILKENIKKHNIKNIEAFTGDITKKLPIDDESIDVVLMANILHGLNVNKKVESALKEMYRVLKPNGSLAIIDFKKIDGPPGPSKSIRLAPEEVEEIISKYGFKKKKSC, encoded by the coding sequence ATGAGCAATGAATTTGAAAGAAAGCATCGTTACTTTGACTCTGGCCGTTTTAGGGGCCATTTTGGCAGCCTTTTCGACTTCGAAAAGGCTCTTAGAGAAATTGGGCTCAAAACGGGCGACACCCTTTTAGACGCTGGATGTGGGGAGGGACGTTTTTCTATTCCTGCCTCAGAGATTGTTGGAGTTAGCGGAAAAGTATATGCAGTTGATATTTCTAAAGAGTCAATAAAGATTCTTAAAGAAAATATCAAGAAACACAATATCAAGAACATTGAAGCATTCACTGGGGATATAACTAAAAAGCTGCCCATAGATGATGAAAGTATAGATGTGGTTTTAATGGCAAACATCCTACATGGACTTAATGTAAACAAGAAGGTTGAAAGCGCACTAAAAGAAATGTATAGAGTGCTGAAACCTAATGGGAGCCTTGCTATAATTGATTTTAAAAAAATTGATGGTCCGCCGGGACCTTCAAAATCTATTAGATTGGCGCCTGAAGAAGTTGAGGAGATTATCAGCAAGTATGGATTTAAAAAGAAAAAAAGTTGCTGA
- a CDS encoding DUF3157 family protein, which translates to MMCRMFYRIVLIILIGILSSTVVFADQIAVTEDGKKVLLKDDGTWEYVKEEPKKEDLYDFRKTNWGMNKAEVKKTEKSKIVKEDENLLAYQGNVGGLECFILYIFAEGKLVRGKYVFTVTHSNKNDYILDYSTLKEFLVKKYGKPIKDSQLWKNDLYRDEYQNWGFAVSLGHLVYFADWETPNTHIILALYGENYEITLAIEYQSKKLKKLEEKEKEKKALDEF; encoded by the coding sequence ATGATGTGTAGAATGTTTTATCGGATAGTTCTCATCATTCTTATAGGCATTCTTTCCTCAACTGTTGTTTTTGCAGACCAAATTGCCGTTACTGAAGATGGCAAAAAGGTTCTTTTAAAGGATGATGGAACTTGGGAATATGTAAAAGAAGAACCAAAAAAGGAAGATCTGTACGATTTCAGAAAGACGAACTGGGGAATGAACAAAGCAGAGGTAAAGAAAACAGAAAAGAGTAAAATTGTAAAGGAAGATGAGAATCTATTAGCCTACCAGGGGAATGTAGGTGGTCTTGAATGTTTTATTCTTTATATATTTGCGGAAGGTAAACTCGTGAGGGGAAAATATGTATTTACCGTGACTCATTCTAATAAAAATGACTATATTTTGGATTACAGTACCTTGAAAGAGTTCTTGGTAAAGAAATATGGGAAACCGATTAAAGACTCACAACTCTGGAAGAACGACCTATATAGAGACGAGTATCAAAATTGGGGGTTCGCAGTTAGTTTGGGGCATTTAGTTTACTTTGCAGATTGGGAGACACCTAACACGCACATAATTTTGGCATTATATGGGGAGAATTACGAGATTACACTGGCAATTGAATATCAGAGCAAAAAACTAAAAAAGTTGGAAGAGAAAGAGAAGGAAAAGAAAGCATTAGATGAATTCTGA